In one window of Bizionia sp. M204 DNA:
- the rpmC gene encoding 50S ribosomal protein L29: MKQSEIKELSVAELQEKLGETTKSYSEMKMAHAISPLENPIQLRSARRTVARIATELTKRELQ, encoded by the coding sequence ATGAAACAATCAGAAATTAAAGAATTATCTGTAGCCGAGTTACAAGAGAAACTTGGTGAGACAACAAAGAGTTATTCAGAAATGAAAATGGCTCATGCAATTTCGCCTCTAGAAAATCCAATTCAGTTGCGTTCTGCAAGAAGAACCGTAGCAAGAATTGCGACAGAATTAACCAAAAGAGAATTACAATAA
- the rpsQ gene encoding 30S ribosomal protein S17 translates to METRNLRKERVGIVTSNKMQKSIVVAEVKKVKHPMYGKFVLKTKKYVAHDETNDCNVGDTVKIMETRPMSKSKCWRLVEIIERAK, encoded by the coding sequence ATGGAAACAAGAAATTTAAGAAAAGAACGTGTAGGAATTGTTACTAGTAATAAGATGCAGAAATCTATTGTGGTAGCTGAAGTTAAGAAAGTAAAACATCCTATGTATGGAAAATTCGTGTTGAAAACAAAGAAATACGTTGCACACGATGAAACGAACGATTGTAACGTTGGAGATACTGTAAAGATCATGGAAACACGACCTATGAGTAAATCTAAATGTTGGAGATTAGTTGAAATAATTGAAAGAGCGAAGTAA
- the rplN gene encoding 50S ribosomal protein L14, producing the protein MLQTESRLKVADNTGAKEVLTIRVLGGTKRRYASVGDKIVVSVKDATPNGSIKKGAVSTAVVVRTKKEVRRPDGSYIRFDDNACVLLNPTGEMRGTRVFGPVARELRDKQFMKIVSLAPEVL; encoded by the coding sequence ATGTTACAGACTGAATCAAGATTAAAAGTAGCTGATAACACCGGAGCGAAAGAGGTTTTAACCATTCGTGTACTAGGTGGTACTAAAAGAAGATACGCTTCTGTAGGAGACAAAATAGTTGTTTCCGTTAAAGATGCAACACCTAATGGAAGCATTAAAAAAGGTGCTGTTTCTACTGCAGTTGTCGTACGTACTAAGAAAGAAGTAAGAAGACCAGACGGATCTTATATTAGATTTGATGATAACGCATGTGTTTTATTAAACCCAACGGGTGAAATGAGAGGAACACGTGTATTTGGTCCTGTTGCTAGAGAACTTCGTGATAAACAATTCATGAAAATTGTATCATTAGCACCTGAAGTGCTTTAA
- the rplX gene encoding 50S ribosomal protein L24, whose amino-acid sequence MTKLKIKSGDTVKVNAGDHKGSEGKVLKVLIDKNKAIVEGVNMVKKHMKPSAQSPQGGIVEKEAAIHISNLSLLTAKGEETRVGYRMEGDKKVRFSKKSNEVI is encoded by the coding sequence ATGACAAAGCTTAAAATTAAATCAGGAGATACCGTAAAAGTTAATGCTGGAGACCATAAAGGATCTGAAGGTAAAGTACTAAAGGTATTAATAGATAAGAACAAGGCGATTGTTGAGGGTGTGAACATGGTGAAAAAACATATGAAACCAAGTGCACAAAGTCCTCAAGGAGGAATCGTTGAAAAAGAAGCAGCTATTCATATTTCTAACTTGTCTTTATTAACCGCTAAAGGTGAAGAGACACGTGTAGGATATAGAATGGAAGGCGACAAAAAAGTGAGATTTTCTAAAAAATCAAATGAAGTAATATAG